A stretch of Atribacterota bacterium DNA encodes these proteins:
- the purS gene encoding phosphoribosylformylglycinamidine synthase subunit PurS encodes MWSVEINIKLKKGVLDTQGKAIHNALLSLGFSSIKDVRIGKLIEIQLEGNSQDEVSKSVQDMCQKLLANPVIEDYSYKIEEQ; translated from the coding sequence ATGTGGTCAGTAGAAATAAATATAAAGCTAAAGAAGGGTGTGCTGGATACACAAGGTAAAGCAATACATAATGCCTTACTCTCTTTGGGGTTTTCAAGCATCAAAGATGTAAGGATCGGTAAACTGATTGAAATTCAGCTTGAAGGTAATTCGCAGGATGAAGTCAGTAAAAGTGTGCAGGATATGTGTCAAAAACTTTTAGCTAATCCGGTAATTGAGGATTATAGTTATAAAATTGAGGAACAATAA
- a CDS encoding chromate transporter, translating into MKNKKETISLIELFWTFFRIGMLTFGGGIAMTMVMRHELVLKKNWMEDSDFFSIVALATAVPGVIAVNVAYLLGRRFRGWKGLILSVLGVVLPSFFIILLIVGILLPYFYNPLVVKFLRGCAIAVVGQLAFASVVFSRKSIRRWPHLAVCVIGIVIVGVLKLHPVFALVTVSIIGYFLFPNKKI; encoded by the coding sequence ATGAAAAATAAGAAAGAAACTATTTCACTTATCGAACTATTTTGGACTTTTTTCAGAATAGGAATGCTAACATTTGGCGGCGGGATAGCTATGACAATGGTTATGAGACATGAACTTGTGCTGAAAAAAAACTGGATGGAAGATTCAGATTTTTTTTCTATAGTTGCACTGGCAACTGCCGTTCCCGGAGTGATTGCTGTAAATGTAGCTTATTTATTAGGAAGAAGATTTCGGGGATGGAAAGGTCTAATACTATCAGTGTTAGGAGTTGTTCTACCTTCATTTTTTATCATACTTTTAATTGTAGGCATACTGCTCCCATATTTTTATAATCCTTTGGTTGTTAAATTTTTACGTGGTTGTGCAATTGCAGTTGTAGGCCAATTAGCCTTTGCAAGTGTTGTTTTTAGCAGGAAATCAATCAGGAGATGGCCACATCTTGCTGTATGTGTCATAGGTATTGTAATAGTGGGAGTACTTAAACTACATCCGGTTTTTGCATTAGTTACAGTAAGTATAATTGGTTATTTTTTATTTCCCAATAAGAAAATTTAA
- the purE gene encoding 5-(carboxyamino)imidazole ribonucleotide mutase, producing the protein MDISIIMGSTSDQSIMEKATEVLQELGISYELRAISAHRTPDFLFQYINQFPKRGFKVVIAGAGGAAHLPGVIAAKTLLPVIGVPVKTQTLDGLDSLLSIVQMPKGVPVATVGINNAANAALLAARIMALENNLLKDKLTAYVQKMEENIINLEINKGIQ; encoded by the coding sequence ATGGATATTAGTATTATCATGGGAAGCACATCTGACCAGTCAATAATGGAAAAGGCTACTGAAGTTCTGCAGGAATTAGGAATAAGCTATGAGTTAAGGGCAATTTCCGCGCATCGTACCCCGGATTTTCTTTTTCAATATATCAATCAATTTCCAAAGAGGGGATTTAAAGTAGTTATTGCCGGTGCAGGAGGTGCTGCCCATTTGCCAGGAGTAATTGCAGCGAAAACGCTTTTACCGGTAATCGGTGTTCCTGTTAAAACCCAAACATTAGATGGTCTTGATTCATTACTTTCAATTGTACAGATGCCCAAAGGAGTTCCTGTTGCAACAGTTGGGATTAACAATGCTGCCAATGCAGCACTATTGGCAGCAAGGATTATGGCATTGGAAAACAATCTGCTGAAAGACAAATTAACAGCATATGTGCAAAAAATGGAAGAGAATATTATAAACCTGGAAATCAATAAGGGAATTCAATAA
- the polX gene encoding DNA polymerase/3'-5' exonuclease PolX: MKNIEIAGIFNDIANILKIKDDNRFKIRAYERVASAIENLPMEVETLYKSGKLDEIPGVGEAIAKKIGELIETGKLEYYENLKQSIPSGVLELLNISEVGPRKAKLFFEELGIDSIGKLEEAARKHKLQKLPGMGSKAEENILRGVEIYKGREKRTLLGVALPVAEGIINQLKSLRVVDKIDIAGSLRRRKETIGDIDILVTSNYPEKVMEKFTHLPEVKEVLAEGLTKSAILTQQNVHVDLRVVKLESFGAALVYFTGSKAHNVRLREMAIKKGLKINEYGVFITDNDKMIAGKEEKDVYDKVDLPYIMPELREDRGEFEAAQKRQLPELVTIKDIKGDLHIHTSDSDGLNTIVEIADTAKKKGYQYIAITDHSQSLYVAGGLTEEKLLKQIDRIDMINKNMNNLVILKGIEVDIKSDGTLDFPDSILEKLDIVIAAIHSGFKQESGKIMGRLTKAMKNPLVNIIAHPSGRIIGYRQPYNVDIQEIIRMAAETGTFLEINASPERMDLNDIYVKSAKEKGVLLSIGTDAHQLSSMDNMKYGISVARRGWLEKGNILNTFSLLELKSKLKKINNKKT; this comes from the coding sequence ATAAAGAATATTGAAATTGCCGGGATATTTAATGATATAGCCAATATATTAAAAATAAAAGATGACAACAGGTTTAAGATAAGGGCATATGAACGTGTTGCCAGTGCTATAGAAAATTTGCCTATGGAAGTTGAAACGCTTTATAAATCAGGCAAGCTGGACGAAATACCCGGAGTAGGAGAAGCAATAGCTAAAAAAATAGGGGAGCTCATAGAAACTGGTAAACTTGAGTATTATGAAAACCTGAAACAAAGCATTCCTTCAGGTGTATTGGAATTGTTAAACATTTCTGAAGTTGGGCCACGAAAGGCTAAACTATTTTTTGAAGAACTTGGAATTGATAGTATTGGAAAATTGGAAGAGGCTGCAAGGAAACATAAACTGCAGAAACTACCGGGGATGGGTAGTAAAGCAGAAGAAAATATATTAAGAGGCGTAGAAATATATAAAGGCAGGGAGAAAAGGACTTTATTGGGTGTTGCTCTACCTGTTGCAGAAGGGATAATCAATCAACTCAAATCTTTAAGGGTAGTAGACAAAATAGATATTGCGGGGAGTTTGAGACGTAGAAAAGAAACGATTGGGGATATTGATATACTGGTCACTTCAAATTATCCCGAAAAAGTAATGGAGAAATTTACACATCTGCCGGAGGTGAAAGAAGTACTGGCGGAAGGTTTGACCAAGTCAGCAATTTTAACACAACAAAATGTTCATGTGGATTTAAGGGTTGTAAAGCTGGAAAGTTTCGGTGCTGCCCTGGTATACTTTACCGGCTCAAAGGCACATAATGTCCGTCTGCGGGAAATGGCAATTAAAAAGGGATTAAAAATCAATGAATATGGAGTTTTTATAACAGATAATGATAAAATGATTGCCGGTAAAGAAGAGAAAGATGTTTATGATAAAGTAGACCTGCCTTATATTATGCCTGAGCTGCGTGAAGACAGGGGAGAGTTTGAAGCGGCACAGAAAAGACAGTTACCTGAGCTGGTGACCATTAAAGATATCAAGGGAGATTTACATATTCATACCAGTGACAGTGATGGATTAAATACAATAGTTGAAATTGCCGATACTGCAAAAAAGAAGGGATATCAATACATTGCAATTACCGATCATTCCCAATCTCTTTATGTTGCCGGTGGTTTAACTGAAGAAAAATTACTAAAACAGATAGACCGGATTGATATGATTAATAAAAATATGAATAATCTTGTTATTCTAAAAGGGATAGAGGTAGATATAAAATCTGACGGAACATTAGATTTTCCTGATAGTATTCTGGAAAAACTGGATATTGTTATTGCTGCTATTCATTCCGGTTTTAAACAGGAAAGTGGCAAAATAATGGGGCGTCTGACTAAAGCAATGAAAAATCCGCTGGTAAATATTATTGCTCATCCTTCCGGTAGAATTATAGGATATCGCCAGCCTTATAATGTTGATATTCAGGAAATTATCAGAATGGCTGCTGAAACAGGCACCTTCCTTGAGATTAACGCATCCCCTGAAAGGATGGATTTAAATGATATTTATGTGAAAAGCGCAAAGGAAAAAGGGGTGCTTCTTTCAATTGGCACAGATGCCCATCAGCTATCATCAATGGATAATATGAAATATGGAATTTCTGTTGCCCGTCGTGGCTGGTTAGAGAAGGGAAATATTCTTAATACTTTTTCCTTATTGGAATTAAAATCAAAATTAAAAAAAATTAATAATAAAAAAACATAA
- a CDS encoding chromate transporter translates to MKILLDLFISFMIIGIGAYGGGMVTIPLIQHEIVVKNNWLLLDEMAEVFAIAQMTPGPIAINSATFTGFRIAGIIGAVVATIAVILPSLSIFTLLTPILIKYNKNEYFCRLRNNMQLGVLSLIFFAVWSYGSAVIDGFIDIGIAIAAFLLLFNFEKKLHPIIVIFTCGIIGLIIF, encoded by the coding sequence GTGAAAATATTATTGGATTTATTTATAAGTTTTATGATTATAGGAATAGGTGCATATGGAGGTGGTATGGTAACCATACCACTGATACAGCATGAAATTGTTGTTAAAAACAATTGGCTTTTACTTGATGAGATGGCAGAGGTATTTGCCATTGCCCAGATGACACCAGGACCGATTGCTATTAATTCAGCAACATTCACCGGTTTTCGTATTGCAGGAATAATTGGCGCTGTAGTTGCAACAATAGCAGTCATACTGCCTTCATTATCAATTTTTACATTATTAACACCAATTCTTATAAAATATAATAAAAATGAATATTTTTGCAGATTAAGAAACAATATGCAATTGGGTGTATTAAGTCTTATATTTTTTGCTGTTTGGAGTTATGGTTCAGCAGTAATTGATGGATTTATAGATATAGGAATTGCAATTGCAGCCTTTCTGCTTTTATTTAATTTTGAAAAAAAATTGCACCCGATCATAGTAATTTTTACCTGTGGAATAATAGGCTTAATAATTTTTTAA
- a CDS encoding uracil-DNA glycosylase: MTDKTISLTMDEIAEEIKACQKCPLYSTRHNAVPGEGNYKSPVIFIGEAPGEVEDLQGKPFVGKAGKLFTKILESVQINRKDVFITNILKCRPPGNRNPNKSEEETCFPYLESQIALIKPKIIVTLGNIPTKYLLNSQNGISKVRGQWFDWIGGIKIFPMFHPSYLLRHEETTPGSPKELTWKDIQELKRVLEQINESDK, from the coding sequence ATGACAGATAAAACAATTTCCTTAACGATGGATGAAATTGCTGAAGAAATAAAGGCATGTCAAAAATGCCCTCTCTATTCTACCAGACATAATGCTGTACCTGGTGAAGGCAATTACAAGAGTCCCGTAATTTTTATTGGGGAAGCACCAGGGGAAGTTGAAGATTTACAAGGGAAACCGTTTGTTGGTAAAGCGGGAAAACTTTTTACAAAAATATTAGAGTCTGTACAGATTAATAGAAAAGATGTTTTTATCACCAATATACTAAAATGTCGCCCACCGGGAAATCGTAATCCAAATAAATCAGAAGAAGAAACATGTTTTCCTTATCTGGAAAGCCAAATTGCTCTAATTAAACCGAAAATTATTGTCACACTGGGAAATATCCCAACCAAATACTTGTTGAATTCTCAGAATGGAATTTCCAAAGTAAGGGGTCAATGGTTTGACTGGATAGGCGGGATTAAAATTTTTCCTATGTTCCATCCAAGTTATTTGTTAAGACACGAGGAAACAACCCCGGGAAGTCCTAAAGAATTAACCTGGAAGGATATTCAGGAACTTAAAAGGGTATTAGAACAAATTAATGAAAGTGATAAATAA
- the purC gene encoding phosphoribosylaminoimidazolesuccinocarboxamide synthase produces the protein MGSVKDLEVLVAPAGEYPGRGRFIFSDRYSVFDWGEMPDHIPQKGSALCIVAAYFFEKLESNGILTHYLGVVEDGQIKTLSELDKAVNVLETKLYRVLHPKLIKNVYDYEIYNQEKGNYLIPLEIIYRNTLPRGSSVFKRLEKGELKLKDLGLNNMPGEGVELDHPYLDVSTKLEESDRYLSWQEAREISNLSEQKIGELNAITLRVNQMISKEVKKAGLKNEDGKFEFALDQNQNIVLVDVLGTLDECRFTYQGMPISKEIPRLYYRKSEWYTEILKAKEIDKVNWKDNVKGNPKPLPLELKLLISRVYQAFANEITGKEWFSDIPPLQEILKDMKHFIK, from the coding sequence ATGGGCAGTGTAAAAGATTTAGAAGTACTGGTTGCTCCAGCTGGAGAATACCCCGGAAGGGGAAGGTTTATTTTTTCTGACCGATACTCAGTTTTTGATTGGGGAGAGATGCCCGATCATATCCCCCAGAAAGGATCTGCTTTATGTATTGTCGCAGCTTATTTTTTTGAAAAATTGGAAAGTAACGGGATACTTACACATTATCTTGGTGTAGTAGAAGATGGACAAATCAAAACACTTTCGGAACTCGATAAAGCTGTAAATGTTCTGGAAACAAAACTTTATAGAGTCTTGCACCCAAAATTGATTAAGAATGTTTATGATTATGAAATATATAATCAGGAAAAGGGAAATTATTTAATACCCCTGGAAATCATATATCGTAATACTCTTCCACGCGGGTCAAGTGTATTTAAGCGTTTAGAAAAAGGAGAGTTAAAACTTAAAGACTTAGGTTTAAATAATATGCCCGGTGAAGGAGTTGAACTGGACCATCCATACTTAGATGTCTCGACTAAATTAGAAGAGAGTGATCGCTATCTTTCATGGCAAGAAGCCCGGGAAATATCAAATTTATCTGAGCAAAAAATTGGAGAACTAAATGCAATAACACTAAGAGTTAATCAAATGATTAGTAAAGAGGTAAAAAAAGCAGGTCTAAAAAACGAAGACGGTAAATTTGAATTTGCCTTAGATCAAAACCAGAATATTGTACTGGTAGATGTGCTCGGCACACTTGATGAATGCCGTTTTACCTATCAAGGTATGCCTATTAGTAAAGAAATCCCACGTCTTTATTATCGAAAAAGTGAATGGTATACAGAAATATTAAAGGCAAAGGAAATAGACAAAGTTAATTGGAAAGACAATGTTAAAGGAAATCCAAAACCATTACCATTAGAATTGAAATTATTAATATCAAGAGTATATCAAGCCTTTGCTAATGAAATTACTGGTAAAGAATGGTTTTCAGACATTCCTCCCCTTCAAGAAATCCTGAAAGATATGAAACATTTTATTAAATAA
- a CDS encoding Nif3-like dinuclear metal center hexameric protein codes for MKIKELIHSIDKIAPFFLQQSFDNSGVQYADMEENINKTLICLDVTQEIIKEAIEQNCNTILSHHPLFFQPLTRITKQDNPLIFQLIHNHINLISAHTNYDLAENGLNDYFGNLLNLKKIDCLEESPEKTFKLAVYVPEKYHKKLLNALFLAGAGNIGNYSETSFTFPGNGSFKPMDGTSPFIGEIGKRELVNEVKVETVFRERDTGRIVDTLYKNHPYEEPAYDIYQLKAINKTGIGLIANLPSDQNLDTFCKKVKKILKIPYLRIVKAKKQKIKTIALCTGSGGSLINKAILKKADLLITGDIKHHEALNAKEMGLNIIDIEHFHTEKFFVPAIMKQLIEKQVPQELLFASEQMSSP; via the coding sequence ATGAAAATAAAAGAACTGATACATAGTATTGATAAGATTGCCCCATTTTTTCTTCAGCAGAGCTTTGATAACAGTGGTGTACAATATGCTGATATGGAAGAGAATATAAACAAAACCCTAATCTGTCTGGATGTCACACAAGAGATTATAAAAGAAGCAATCGAGCAAAATTGTAATACTATTCTTTCTCACCATCCTTTATTTTTTCAGCCTCTTACCAGGATTACCAAACAGGATAATCCATTAATTTTTCAATTAATACACAATCACATAAATTTAATTTCTGCTCATACTAACTATGACCTTGCGGAAAATGGTTTAAATGATTATTTTGGGAATTTACTCAATTTGAAGAAAATCGATTGTTTAGAGGAATCTCCGGAAAAAACATTCAAGTTAGCCGTTTATGTTCCTGAAAAATACCACAAAAAACTTTTAAATGCCCTTTTTTTAGCCGGCGCTGGAAATATTGGCAATTATTCTGAAACATCATTTACTTTTCCGGGAAATGGTTCTTTTAAACCTATGGATGGAACAAGTCCGTTTATTGGTGAAATCGGAAAAAGAGAATTAGTCAATGAAGTGAAAGTTGAAACAGTTTTTCGTGAAAGAGATACAGGTAGAATAGTTGACACTCTTTACAAAAACCATCCCTATGAAGAACCGGCTTATGATATTTACCAATTAAAGGCTATTAATAAAACCGGGATTGGTTTAATCGCAAATTTACCTTCAGATCAAAATCTGGATACTTTCTGTAAAAAAGTTAAAAAAATACTGAAGATCCCCTATCTAAGAATTGTCAAAGCCAAAAAACAAAAAATTAAGACCATTGCCTTATGTACCGGAAGTGGCGGTTCTCTAATAAATAAGGCAATTCTGAAAAAAGCAGACCTCTTAATCACCGGTGATATCAAGCATCACGAAGCGCTAAACGCAAAAGAAATGGGGCTGAATATTATTGATATTGAACATTTCCATACTGAAAAATTTTTTGTTCCTGCAATTATGAAACAGCTTATTGAGAAACAGGTTCCCCAAGAATTACTGTTTGCCAGCGAGCAAATGAGCTCGCCTTT
- the purQ gene encoding phosphoribosylformylglycinamidine synthase subunit PurQ — MKFGIIQFPGSNCDFDCYYALKNIIKVPVEWIWHKQDDLNGFDCIVLPGGFTYGDYLRVGAIARYSPVMSAVTDFSRAGGLVIGICNGFQVLTEAKLLPGTLTRNKCLHFICKQQTIRVEEIDTPFTIACKTRKVLQIPIAHGEGCYYTDKETLEHLEQNKQIIFRYCDADGKISDKANPNGSLNNIAGICNKERNVIGLMPHPERSIESCLGSDDGRLIFESIVNHLKVNCF; from the coding sequence ATGAAATTTGGAATTATACAATTTCCCGGTTCAAATTGTGACTTTGACTGCTATTATGCACTTAAAAATATAATAAAAGTACCTGTTGAATGGATTTGGCATAAACAGGATGATTTGAATGGCTTTGATTGTATTGTTTTGCCTGGAGGTTTTACCTATGGAGATTATTTACGTGTCGGAGCTATTGCCCGGTATTCACCTGTTATGTCAGCAGTAACCGATTTTTCCCGGGCAGGAGGGCTGGTAATAGGAATCTGTAATGGATTTCAGGTGTTAACTGAAGCCAAGCTTCTACCTGGAACATTAACCAGAAATAAATGTCTTCATTTTATATGCAAACAACAGACAATAAGGGTTGAAGAAATTGATACACCATTTACCATAGCTTGTAAAACCAGGAAAGTACTACAAATACCTATTGCTCATGGAGAAGGTTGTTATTATACGGATAAGGAAACTTTAGAGCATTTAGAACAGAATAAACAGATTATATTTCGATATTGTGATGCTGATGGAAAAATATCAGATAAGGCAAATCCTAATGGTTCTCTAAATAATATTGCCGGGATTTGCAATAAAGAGAGAAATGTTATTGGTTTAATGCCCCATCCCGAGAGGTCTATTGAAAGTTGTCTTGGATCTGATGATGGAAGGCTTATATTTGAATCAATAGTAAATCATTTAAAGGTAAATTGCTTTTAA
- a CDS encoding homocysteine S-methyltransferase family protein produces MNKEENSLNSNVLDLLKQKILVIDGAMGTMLQANGMKSGECPELWNINHPEIVKQIHTSYLEAGADIILTNTFGANGVKLLKLKQQDRLKEINKQAVKIAREAAEEYMEKYSNQVFIAGSVGPTGEILQPIGPLKTEEAYQGYEDQIKEMASTGVDMILLETFYDLSEIKLALKAVKENTDLPVFASMSFDDSKKTIYGITPERAVEELFKEEADGVGANCGSGPKLLYEIMTRMRTITDSLLLVEPNAGMPYLKDNRVVYPATPEEMAEYAEKFVKLKVNIIGGCCGTTPEHIKAIAKIVKENK; encoded by the coding sequence GTGAATAAAGAAGAAAATAGCTTGAATAGTAATGTTTTGGATTTGTTAAAACAGAAAATCCTGGTAATTGACGGTGCAATGGGGACAATGTTACAGGCAAATGGTATGAAATCAGGTGAGTGTCCGGAGTTGTGGAATATCAATCACCCGGAAATTGTGAAACAAATCCATACTTCCTATCTGGAAGCAGGAGCTGACATTATTCTTACCAATACTTTTGGAGCCAATGGAGTAAAATTATTAAAATTAAAGCAACAGGACAGGCTGAAAGAGATAAATAAACAAGCAGTTAAAATTGCCCGAGAGGCAGCTGAAGAATATATGGAAAAATATTCAAATCAGGTTTTTATCGCAGGATCGGTAGGCCCAACAGGTGAAATACTGCAACCAATCGGTCCACTAAAAACGGAAGAAGCTTATCAGGGCTATGAGGATCAAATAAAGGAAATGGCTTCTACCGGTGTTGATATGATATTATTGGAAACCTTTTATGATCTTTCTGAAATAAAACTTGCACTAAAAGCCGTAAAAGAAAACACAGACTTACCAGTTTTTGCCTCTATGAGTTTTGATGACAGCAAAAAGACTATCTATGGAATAACCCCAGAGAGAGCAGTGGAAGAATTATTCAAAGAAGAAGCTGACGGTGTTGGAGCCAATTGCGGAAGCGGACCAAAATTACTGTATGAGATAATGACCCGGATGAGAACTATCACTGATTCTCTTCTGCTGGTTGAACCTAATGCCGGTATGCCTTATCTTAAGGATAACAGGGTTGTTTATCCTGCAACTCCGGAAGAGATGGCAGAATATGCGGAAAAATTTGTAAAATTAAAAGTAAATATTATAGGTGGTTGTTGTGGAACAACCCCGGAACATATAAAAGCAATTGCGAAAATAGTTAAGGAAAATAAATAG